The Streptomyces sp. B3I8 nucleotide sequence GGTGCCGACGGCATCGGCGCGCTCTTCGACGAGGTGTGCGACCTGGCCTCCGAGGGCTGGCGGATGCTCGCCGCCGACCCGCGCTTCGACGTCGTCGTGGCGCCCCGCCTGTCCACCCTCGTCTTCCGCTACATCCCGGCCGCCGCCACCGACCCCGCCGCCATCGACCGCGCCAACCTCTACGCCCGCAAGGCGCTGTTCGCCTCCGGCGACGCCGTGGTCGCCGGCACCAAGGTGAACGACCGCCACTACCTGAAGTTCACCCTGCTCAACCCCGAGACGCGGACCGACGACATCGCCGCCGTCCTCGATCTGATCGCCGGCCACGCCGAGCAGTACCTGGGAGACTCCCTTGACCGCGCCTGCTGAACACCCCGACACCGCCCTCGACTTCGTCGGCATCGGGCTCGGCCCGTTCAACCTCGGCCTGGCCTGCCTCACCGAGCCGATCACCGAGCTGAACGGCGTCTTCCTGGAGTCCAAGCCCGCCTTCTCCTGGCACTCCGGGATGTTCCTCGACGGGGCCCACCTGCAGACCCCGTTCATGTCGGACCTGGTCACCCTGGCCGACCCCACCTCCCCGTACTCCTTCCTCAACTACCTCAAGGAGTCCGGGCGGCTGTACTCGTTCTACATCCGGGAGAACTTCTACCCGCTGCGCGTCGAGTACGACGACTACTGCCGCTGGGCCGCCGCACAGCTCAGCAGCATCCGCTACGACACCACCGTCACCGAGGTGACGTACGACGAGACGGACGCGCTGTACGTGGTCCGCACCGGCACCGGCGACACCTACCGGGCCCGCCGGCTGGTCCTCGGCACCGGCACCCCGCCCCACGTCCCCGAGCCGTGCCGCGACCTGCCCGGCGACTGGATCCACAACTCCCGTTACCTGGAGCACCGCGCCGAGCTGGTGCGCAAGGAGTCGATCACGCTGGTCGGCAGCGGCCAGTCCGCCGCCGAGATCTATCACGACCTCCTCGGCGAGATCGACGTGCACGGCTACCAGCTCAACTGGGTCACCCGCTCCCCGCGCTTCTTCCCGCTGGAGTACACCAAGCTGACGCTGGAGATGACCTCCCCGGAGTACGTCGACTACTTCCACGCGCTGCCCGAGGACACCCGCTACCGCCTCACCGCGCAGCAGAAGGGCCTGTTCAAGGGCATCGACGGGGCCCTGATCGACGACATCTTCGACCTGCTGTACCGGAAGAACCTCGGCGGCGCCGTCCCCACCCGGCTGCTCACCAACTCCGCCCTCACCAGCGCCCGGCACGAGGAGGGCGGCTACGTCCTCGGCTTCCGGCAGGAGGAGCAGGGCAAGGACTTCGAACTGCGCTCCGAGGGGCTGGTCCTCGCCACCGGCTACCGGTACCGCACCCCGGACTTCCTGGCCCCGGTCGCCGACCGGCTGCGCCTGGACTCCCGGGGCAACTTCGACGTGTCGCGCGGCTACGCGATCGACGTCACCGGCAGCGGCGTCTTCCTGCAGAACGCCGGCGTCCACGCCCACTCGGTCACCTCCCCCGACCTGGGCATGGGCCCCTACCGCAACAGCGTCATCATCAGGGAGCTGCTCGGCCGGGAGTACTACCCCGTGGAGAAGTCGATCGCCTTCCAGGAGTTCGCCGTATGAGCACGCACACCGCCGGTGCCGTGGGCACCCTCACCCTCCGCCCGCTCGACCCGCTGCACGACGCCGAACTGCTGCACGGCTGGGTCACGCACCCCAAGTCCGCGTTCTGGATGATGGGCGACGCCCGCCTGGAGGACGTCGAGCGCGCGTACATGGAGATCGCCGCCGACCCGCACCACGAGGCGTTCCTCGGCCTGCACGACGGCGCCCCGGCGTTCCTCATGGAGCGCTACGACCCCGCCCACCGCGAGCTGGCCGGCCTCTACGAGGCGGAGCCGGGCGACGTCGGGATGCACTTCCTGGTCGCCCCTGCCGACCACCCCGTGCACGGCTTCACCCGCGCGGTCCTCACCACCGTCGTGCGCCACCTCTTCGAGGACCCGGCCACCACCCGGGTCGTGGTCGAGCCCGACGTGCGCAACACGGCCGTGCAGGCCCTCAACGCCGCCGTCGGCTTCGTGCCCGACCGGGAGATAGTGAAGCCCGAGAAACGGGCGCTGCTGAGCTTCTGCACCCGGGAGCGGTTCGAGAGGGCGGTGGCGGCCCGATGAGCCTCTCCGACGCCGTGGCCCACCTGACCCCCGCGCACTGGGAGCGGGCCAACCGGCTGCTGCTGCGCAAGGCGCTGGCCGAGTTCGCCCACGAACGGCTGCTCACCCCCGAGGCGGACGGCGACGGCTACCTCGTCCGCAGCGACGACGGCCGTACGGTGTACCGCTTCACCGCCCGCCGCCGCGCCCTGGACCACTGGACCGTGGACGCGGATTCCGTCGCCCGGCACCGCGAGGGCACCGAACTCCCGCTCGACGCGATGGACTTCTTCATCGAGCTGCGCGCCACGCTGGGGCTGAGCGAGACGATCCTCCCGGTCTACCTGGAGGAGATCTCCTCCACCCTCTCCAGCACCTGCTACAAGCTCGCCAAGCCGCAGGTCACCGCCGCCGAGCTGGCCCGCGCCGGGTTCCAGGAGGTGGAGTCCGGCATGACCGAGGGCCACCCCTGCTTCGTCGCGAACAACGGGCGGCTCGGTTTCGGCATCCACGAGTACCTGTCGTACGCGCCCGAGACCGCGAGCCCGGTCCGCCTGGTGTGGCTGGCGGCGCACCGCTCCCGGGCGACGTTCACGGCGGGCGAGGGCCTCGCGTACGAGTCCTTCGTGCGCGAGGAACTGGGCGCCGCAGCGCTCGCCCGCTTCGAGGGCACCCTCCGCGACCGGGGCCTCGACCCGGCCGACTACCTCCTTCTGCCCGTCCACCCCTGGCAGTGGTGGAACAAGCTCTCCGTCACCTTCGCCGCCGAGGTCGCCCGCCGGAACCTGGTGTGCCTGGGCGAGGGCGACGACACCTACCTGCCCCAGCAGTCCATCCGGACGTTCTTCAACTCGAGCCACCCCGGCAAGCACTACGTGAAGACAGCCCTGTCGGTCCTCAACATGGGCTTCATGCGCGGCCTGTCGGCGGCGTACATGGAGGCGACCCCGGCGATCAACGACTGGCTGGCCCGGCTCGTCAACGCCGACCCGGTGCTCAAGGCCACCGGTGTCTCCGTCATCCGCGAGCGCGCGGCCGTCGG carries:
- a CDS encoding IucA/IucC family siderophore biosynthesis protein; the encoded protein is MSLSDAVAHLTPAHWERANRLLLRKALAEFAHERLLTPEADGDGYLVRSDDGRTVYRFTARRRALDHWTVDADSVARHREGTELPLDAMDFFIELRATLGLSETILPVYLEEISSTLSSTCYKLAKPQVTAAELARAGFQEVESGMTEGHPCFVANNGRLGFGIHEYLSYAPETASPVRLVWLAAHRSRATFTAGEGLAYESFVREELGAAALARFEGTLRDRGLDPADYLLLPVHPWQWWNKLSVTFAAEVARRNLVCLGEGDDTYLPQQSIRTFFNSSHPGKHYVKTALSVLNMGFMRGLSAAYMEATPAINDWLARLVNADPVLKATGVSVIRERAAVGYRHLEYEAATDRYSPYRKMLAALWRESPVPSLEDGETLATMASLLHVDHEGGSFAAALIDRSGLPAREWLRGCLRAYLTPLLHSFYAYDLAFMPHGENVILVLKDGAVRRAIHKDIAEEIAVMDPDAVLPPGVDRIRVDVPDEQKPLCLFTDVFDCFLRFLSAILADAEVLTEDDFWRTVAEVVREYQASVPELAEKFRRYDMFAPEFALSCLNRLQLRDNRQMVDLADPSAALQLVGTLANPLAGR
- a CDS encoding GNAT family N-acetyltransferase, which codes for MSTHTAGAVGTLTLRPLDPLHDAELLHGWVTHPKSAFWMMGDARLEDVERAYMEIAADPHHEAFLGLHDGAPAFLMERYDPAHRELAGLYEAEPGDVGMHFLVAPADHPVHGFTRAVLTTVVRHLFEDPATTRVVVEPDVRNTAVQALNAAVGFVPDREIVKPEKRALLSFCTRERFERAVAAR
- a CDS encoding lysine N(6)-hydroxylase/L-ornithine N(5)-oxygenase family protein; protein product: MTAPAEHPDTALDFVGIGLGPFNLGLACLTEPITELNGVFLESKPAFSWHSGMFLDGAHLQTPFMSDLVTLADPTSPYSFLNYLKESGRLYSFYIRENFYPLRVEYDDYCRWAAAQLSSIRYDTTVTEVTYDETDALYVVRTGTGDTYRARRLVLGTGTPPHVPEPCRDLPGDWIHNSRYLEHRAELVRKESITLVGSGQSAAEIYHDLLGEIDVHGYQLNWVTRSPRFFPLEYTKLTLEMTSPEYVDYFHALPEDTRYRLTAQQKGLFKGIDGALIDDIFDLLYRKNLGGAVPTRLLTNSALTSARHEEGGYVLGFRQEEQGKDFELRSEGLVLATGYRYRTPDFLAPVADRLRLDSRGNFDVSRGYAIDVTGSGVFLQNAGVHAHSVTSPDLGMGPYRNSVIIRELLGREYYPVEKSIAFQEFAV